The following are encoded together in the Lactuca sativa cultivar Salinas chromosome 1, Lsat_Salinas_v11, whole genome shotgun sequence genome:
- the LOC111876279 gene encoding uncharacterized protein LOC111876279, with protein MNTSKGTERINEEGAVEIKVDSVDYRSPAGYDEKNKPEKEKEKVEVTHVINPDSRDPASNYANPGEALSSQDHPEKHKQKI; from the exons ATGAATACATCAAAG GGAACTGAACGTATAAACGAGGAAGGCGCTGTGGAAATCAAGGTGGATTCCGTGGATTACAGGTCACCGGCGGGGTACGACGAGAAAAATAAGCCggagaaggagaaggagaaggtGGAAGTCACTCATGTCATCAATCCCGACAGTCGAGATCCTGCAAGTAACTATGCTAACCCTGGCGAGGCTTTGTCGAGTCAAGATCACCCCGAAAAACATAAGCAAAAAATTTAA
- the LOC111876278 gene encoding probable carbohydrate esterase At4g34215 isoform X2 translates to MLLLYLSYAILWISSAVPVVIAAAGKSIFILAGQSNMSGRGGVVNDTWDNYIPPESYPNLAILRLSADLNWQLATEPLHRDIDTAKACGVGPGMAFASSLLGKDSTVGVVGLVPCAVGGTNISQWARGGELYKQLIRRAEAALEGGGTIRGLLWFQGESDTVNREDAESYKTRLQNFYLHVALASGEGEYVEMVREGQLGMDLVNLRTVDAKGLSLEPDGLHLTTPSQVSLGHMLADAFLQTRPSALALTSGHVSRLTIFPKILFSGLFANFLGSRLFF, encoded by the exons ATGCTACTATTGTATCTCTCCTACGCTATTCTATGGATCTCCTCCGCCGTTCCGGTAGTTATCGCCGCCGCTGGCAAGAGCATTTTCATCTTGGCCGGCCAAAGCAACATGTCAGGCAGAGGTGGCGTCGTGAACGACACCTGGGACAACTACATTCCACCGGAATCTTACCCTAATCTCGCTATCCTCCGTCTCAGTGCCGACCTCAACTGGCAACTAGCCACGGAGCCTCTTCACCGAGACATTGACACCGCCAAAGCATGCGGCGTTGGGCCTGGGATGGCCTTTGCGAGTTCGTTGTTGGGAAAGGATTCGACCGTTGGGGTGGTGGGTTTGGTTCCTTGCGCAGTCGGAGGGACTAATATTAGCCAATGGGCACGTGGCGGGGAGCTTTACAAGCAGCTGATACGGCGGGCGGAGGCGGCGTTAGAGGGTGGAGGCACCATCCGAGGGTTGCTTTGGTTTCAAGGGGAGAGTGACACGGTGAACCGAGAAGATGCGGAGTCGTATAAGACAAGGCTGCAAAATTTTTACCTTCAT GTAGCATTGGCATCTGGGGAAGGAGAATACGTAGAGATGGTGAGAGAAGGGCAACTAGGAATGGACCTGGTGAACCTACGAACCGTTGATGCAAAGGGTCTGAGCCTGGAACCAGATGGGTTGCACCTCACCACACCATCTCAGGTCTCTCTTGGCCACATGTTAGCCGACGCTTTCCTTCAAACACGGCCTTCCGCTCTTGCTCTCACGAGTGGTCATGTTTCAAGATTAACAATCTTCCCAAAGATTCTTTTTTCTGGGTTATTCGCTAATTTCTTAGGCTCGAGACTGTTCTTTTAA
- the LOC111876278 gene encoding probable carbohydrate esterase At4g34215 isoform X1 — protein sequence MLLLYLSYAILWISSAVPVVIAAAGKSIFILAGQSNMSGRGGVVNDTWDNYIPPESYPNLAILRLSADLNWQLATEPLHRDIDTAKACGVGPGMAFASSLLGKDSTVGVVGLVPCAVGGTNISQWARGGELYKQLIRRAEAALEGGGTIRGLLWFQGESDTVNREDAESYKTRLQNFYLHVRADLLLPVLPIIQVALASGEGEYVEMVREGQLGMDLVNLRTVDAKGLSLEPDGLHLTTPSQVSLGHMLADAFLQTRPSALALTSGHVSRLTIFPKILFSGLFANFLGSRLFF from the exons ATGCTACTATTGTATCTCTCCTACGCTATTCTATGGATCTCCTCCGCCGTTCCGGTAGTTATCGCCGCCGCTGGCAAGAGCATTTTCATCTTGGCCGGCCAAAGCAACATGTCAGGCAGAGGTGGCGTCGTGAACGACACCTGGGACAACTACATTCCACCGGAATCTTACCCTAATCTCGCTATCCTCCGTCTCAGTGCCGACCTCAACTGGCAACTAGCCACGGAGCCTCTTCACCGAGACATTGACACCGCCAAAGCATGCGGCGTTGGGCCTGGGATGGCCTTTGCGAGTTCGTTGTTGGGAAAGGATTCGACCGTTGGGGTGGTGGGTTTGGTTCCTTGCGCAGTCGGAGGGACTAATATTAGCCAATGGGCACGTGGCGGGGAGCTTTACAAGCAGCTGATACGGCGGGCGGAGGCGGCGTTAGAGGGTGGAGGCACCATCCGAGGGTTGCTTTGGTTTCAAGGGGAGAGTGACACGGTGAACCGAGAAGATGCGGAGTCGTATAAGACAAGGCTGCAAAATTTTTACCTTCATGTGCGTGCCGATCTCCTTTTGCCGGTGCTTCCTATAattcag GTAGCATTGGCATCTGGGGAAGGAGAATACGTAGAGATGGTGAGAGAAGGGCAACTAGGAATGGACCTGGTGAACCTACGAACCGTTGATGCAAAGGGTCTGAGCCTGGAACCAGATGGGTTGCACCTCACCACACCATCTCAGGTCTCTCTTGGCCACATGTTAGCCGACGCTTTCCTTCAAACACGGCCTTCCGCTCTTGCTCTCACGAGTGGTCATGTTTCAAGATTAACAATCTTCCCAAAGATTCTTTTTTCTGGGTTATTCGCTAATTTCTTAGGCTCGAGACTGTTCTTTTAA